One window of the Ideonella sp. WA131b genome contains the following:
- a CDS encoding propionate--CoA ligase — MAATSRFDAFHHRSLVEREAFWSEQAALIDWRTPPSRICNNDRPPFTRWFEGGTTNLCHNAVDRHAATHPDCPALVWVSTEVGAERVYTSAQLLDQVQVMAASLRELGVGLGDRVLIYMPMIPEAVFAMLACVRIGAIHSVVFGGFASVSLASRIEDAEPKVVVSADAGSRGGKVVPYKPLLDEALKLSAHKPAKVLMVDRGLSRFEREAGRDELWAELSARHADAQVPCEWVDATHPSYTLYTSGTTGRPKGVQRDTGGYAVALAASMKHIFCGNPGETYFSTSDIGWVVGHSYIVYGPLIAGMATVLYEGLPIRPDAAIWWSLVEKYRVTVMFSAPTAVRVLKKQDPAALKKHDLSSLRALFLAGEPLDEPTARWIADALNVPIIDNYWQTESGWPILTVANGVDKQASKFGSPGIPMYGYDVKLVDEQTGQDISGPSRKGVVVIEGPLPPGFMQTVWRDDERFLKTYWSSIAGRQVYSTFDWGIRDEDGYYFILGRTDDVINVAGHRLGTREIEESISSHPAVAEVAVVGVADALKGQVAMAFAVLKDPAVAATPEAALKLEGAIMKLVDEQLGAVARPARVRFVTVLPKTRSGKLLRRAIQAVCEGRDPGDLTTIEDPSALQQVKDLVVG, encoded by the coding sequence ATGGCCGCAACGTCCAGGTTCGACGCCTTCCACCACCGCTCGCTGGTCGAGCGCGAGGCCTTCTGGTCCGAGCAGGCGGCGCTGATCGACTGGCGGACACCGCCGAGCCGCATCTGCAACAACGACCGGCCGCCCTTCACCCGCTGGTTCGAGGGCGGCACCACCAATCTGTGCCACAACGCGGTGGACCGCCACGCCGCCACGCACCCTGACTGCCCAGCGCTGGTGTGGGTGTCCACCGAGGTCGGCGCCGAGCGCGTCTACACCAGCGCCCAGCTGCTGGATCAGGTGCAGGTGATGGCCGCCAGCCTGCGCGAGCTGGGCGTCGGCCTGGGCGACCGCGTGCTGATCTACATGCCGATGATTCCCGAGGCCGTGTTCGCGATGCTGGCCTGTGTGCGCATCGGCGCCATCCACTCCGTGGTGTTCGGGGGCTTCGCCAGCGTGAGCCTGGCCAGCCGCATAGAGGACGCCGAGCCCAAGGTGGTGGTGAGCGCCGATGCCGGCAGCCGCGGCGGCAAGGTCGTGCCCTACAAGCCGCTGCTCGACGAGGCGCTGAAGCTCTCCGCCCACAAGCCCGCCAAGGTGCTGATGGTGGACCGCGGCCTTAGCCGCTTCGAGCGAGAGGCCGGGCGCGACGAGCTTTGGGCCGAACTCTCCGCGCGCCACGCCGACGCCCAGGTGCCCTGCGAGTGGGTGGACGCCACGCACCCGAGCTACACGCTCTACACCAGCGGCACCACGGGCCGGCCAAAGGGCGTTCAGCGCGACACCGGCGGCTATGCCGTGGCGCTGGCCGCGAGCATGAAGCACATCTTCTGCGGCAACCCTGGCGAAACCTACTTCAGCACCTCCGACATCGGCTGGGTCGTCGGTCACAGCTACATCGTCTATGGCCCGCTGATCGCCGGCATGGCGACCGTCCTCTACGAAGGTCTGCCGATCCGGCCCGACGCCGCCATCTGGTGGAGCCTGGTCGAGAAGTACAGGGTGACAGTGATGTTCTCGGCGCCTACCGCGGTGCGCGTGCTCAAGAAGCAGGACCCAGCGGCGCTGAAGAAGCACGACCTGTCGAGCCTGCGCGCGCTGTTCCTGGCGGGCGAGCCGCTGGACGAGCCTACCGCGCGCTGGATCGCCGACGCACTGAACGTGCCGATCATCGACAACTACTGGCAGACCGAGAGCGGCTGGCCCATCCTCACCGTGGCCAACGGCGTTGACAAGCAGGCCAGCAAGTTCGGCAGCCCCGGCATCCCGATGTACGGCTACGACGTCAAGCTGGTGGACGAGCAGACCGGCCAGGACATCAGCGGCCCGAGCCGCAAGGGCGTGGTGGTGATCGAAGGGCCGCTGCCGCCGGGTTTCATGCAGACCGTGTGGCGCGACGACGAGCGCTTCCTCAAGACCTACTGGAGCAGCATCGCCGGCCGGCAGGTGTACAGCACCTTCGACTGGGGCATCCGCGACGAAGACGGCTACTACTTCATCCTCGGCCGCACCGACGACGTCATCAACGTCGCCGGCCACCGCCTGGGCACGCGCGAGATCGAAGAGAGCATTTCCAGCCACCCTGCCGTGGCCGAGGTGGCCGTTGTGGGTGTGGCCGATGCGCTCAAGGGCCAGGTCGCGATGGCCTTTGCGGTGCTGAAGGATCCGGCCGTTGCCGCCACGCCCGAGGCCGCGCTCAAGCTGGAGGGTGCGATCATGAAGCTCGTCGACGAGCAGCTCGGCGCCGTGGCGAGGCCGGCGCGCGTGCGCTTCGTGACCGTGCTGCCCAAGACGCGCAGCGGCAAGCTGCTGCGGCGCGCGATCCAGGCGGTATGCGAAGGCCGGGACCCGGGCGACCTCACCACGATCGAGGACCCGAGCGCACTTCAGCAGGTGAAGGACCTGGTCGTGGGCTGA
- a CDS encoding C40 family peptidase, whose translation MTPQALARVLAPAVLLLTAAAAAAAPPPAASPPASAAGGDAVLELLRERGLLPTPGPAPASGFVQQVRDSASDLVMTAMNFLGVPYRRGGGSVEQGFDCSGFTRHVFEHSIGLVLPRRSHEQATQPGLLAVKRDELKPGDLVFFNTMRRAFSHVGIYVGEGRFIHAPASGGEVRVEDMRMAYWQRRFNGARRAPAGALPAPPAAPSAAP comes from the coding sequence ATGACTCCGCAAGCCCTTGCCCGCGTGCTCGCCCCGGCCGTGCTGTTGCTGACAGCGGCGGCAGCGGCGGCTGCGCCGCCGCCGGCCGCCAGCCCGCCCGCCTCGGCAGCAGGCGGTGACGCCGTGCTGGAGCTGCTGCGCGAACGCGGGCTCTTGCCCACACCGGGGCCGGCCCCGGCCAGCGGCTTCGTGCAACAGGTGCGCGACTCGGCGTCCGATCTGGTGATGACGGCGATGAACTTCCTGGGCGTCCCCTACCGCCGCGGTGGCGGCAGTGTCGAGCAGGGTTTCGACTGCAGCGGCTTCACCCGCCATGTCTTCGAGCACAGCATCGGCCTCGTGCTACCGCGCCGGTCTCACGAACAGGCCACGCAGCCCGGCTTGCTGGCGGTGAAGCGCGACGAGCTCAAGCCGGGCGATCTGGTTTTCTTCAACACCATGCGGCGGGCTTTTTCGCATGTGGGCATCTATGTCGGCGAGGGGCGCTTCATCCACGCGCCGGCCAGCGGCGGTGAGGTGCGTGTCGAGGACATGCGCATGGCCTATTGGCAGCGCCGCTTCAACGGCGCCCGTCGCGCTCCGGCAGGCGCCCTGCCGGCCCCGCCAGCCGCCCCTTCGGCGGCGCCCTGA
- the moaA gene encoding GTP 3',8-cyclase MoaA gives MGESVVPLADLRAPAIPARLPAQPIAATGLLSDRLARPLRDLRISVTDRCNFRCSYCMPKEVFDRDYRFLPQSSLLSFEEITRLASLFVAHGVVKLRLTGGEPLLRKGLEALVAQLSALRTPAGEPLDITLTTNGSLLARKAAVLREAGLRRVTVSLDALDDGIFRRMNDVDFPVADVLHGIDAALAAGLAPVKINMVVKRGTNDHEIVPLARHVRERYGPAVILRFIEYMDVGATNGWRQGEVLPSAEVRARLQAAFPLEMLPMAAPGETAERWRYADGGGEIGFISSVTQAFCGDCNRARLSTEGKLFLCLFATQGHDLRGLLRGGASDAEIASAIGLAWQEREDRYSELRGSGTAAPGSGERRIEMHYIGG, from the coding sequence ATGGGTGAGTCCGTCGTTCCGTTGGCCGATCTGCGTGCGCCCGCCATCCCCGCACGCCTGCCGGCGCAACCGATAGCTGCCACCGGGCTGCTGTCGGACCGCCTGGCCAGGCCGCTGCGCGATCTGCGCATCTCGGTCACCGACCGTTGCAACTTCCGCTGCAGCTACTGCATGCCCAAGGAGGTGTTCGACCGCGACTACCGCTTCCTGCCGCAGAGCTCGCTGCTGAGTTTCGAGGAGATCACGCGCCTGGCCTCGCTGTTCGTCGCCCACGGCGTGGTCAAGCTGCGCCTCACTGGTGGCGAGCCGCTGCTGCGAAAGGGGCTGGAGGCGCTGGTCGCGCAGCTCTCGGCCCTGCGCACGCCCGCGGGCGAGCCGCTGGACATCACGCTCACCACCAATGGCTCGCTGCTGGCGCGCAAGGCCGCCGTGCTGCGCGAGGCGGGCCTGCGGCGCGTGACGGTGAGCCTGGACGCCCTCGACGACGGCATCTTCCGGCGCATGAACGACGTCGACTTCCCCGTGGCCGACGTGCTGCACGGCATCGATGCCGCATTGGCAGCCGGGCTGGCGCCGGTGAAGATCAACATGGTGGTCAAGCGCGGCACCAACGACCACGAGATCGTCCCCTTGGCCCGCCACGTCCGCGAGCGCTACGGGCCCGCCGTGATCCTGCGATTCATCGAATACATGGACGTGGGCGCCACAAACGGCTGGCGGCAGGGCGAGGTGCTGCCCTCGGCCGAGGTGCGGGCGCGGCTGCAGGCGGCGTTTCCGCTTGAAATGCTGCCCATGGCGGCGCCAGGCGAAACGGCGGAACGCTGGCGCTATGCCGATGGCGGTGGCGAGATCGGCTTCATCAGCAGCGTGACGCAGGCCTTCTGCGGCGACTGCAACCGCGCGCGGCTGTCCACGGAGGGCAAGCTGTTCCTGTGTCTGTTTGCCACCCAGGGGCACGATCTGCGCGGCCTGCTGCGGGGCGGTGCCAGCGACGCGGAGATCGCCAGCGCCATCGGCCTGGCCTGGCAGGAGCGCGAGGACCGCTACTCCGAGCTGCGGGGCTCGGGCACCGCCGCGCCGGGAAGCGGCGAGCGGCGCATCGAGATGCACTACATCGGGGGTTGA
- a CDS encoding efflux RND transporter permease subunit: protein MKLSETSIRRPVLATVMSLLLVLVGLVSFQQLSVREYPRIDEPLVNVNTRLTGASSEVIESQVTKPLEDSIAGIDGVDIMSSISRTEQSQITVRFRLSKDPDTAAAEVRDRVARVRGRLPAAVDEPVISKVEADATPTIWLAYTSETMGPLELTDLITRVVKPRLQTVPGVADVQVGGDRRFAMRVWLDPDRLAAYRLTVQDVEDALRRQNLEVPAGRIESAQREFSVTARTDLNRVSEFDQVALKTVNGYTVRLRDVARIEEAAQSERSRVRLNGVPSISTGIIRNATANPIDVANGVRALMPQIQRDLPSSVTVVQANDLSVFIDRSVKAVYTTVAEAVVLVALVVFVFLRTLRASIIPLVTIPVSLIGAFTLVALAGFTINTLTLLALVLAIGLVVDDAIVVLENIYRHIEEGMKPFQAAIKGIREISFAVIAMTLTLAAVFAPLAFTPGRTGRLFGEFALTLAGAVLVSGFVALTLTPMMCSKLLKHNPNPGRFDRGMERLLLRLAGGYGRVLAWTLQRRWMIIGVMIASAGASWYLFTTTKSELAPYEDRGVIAMPVRAPDGATLEYTARYLDAIDAIGAQFPEFDRRFLFVGGGQVSSAFGVFRTVDWAGRERTTQDLQRELMPRLMALPGVSAFPVTPPSLGQGFRSRPLEVVIVSGDSYENMARVGQQMLAEMARNPGIVQPDIDLQLNKPEIFVDVDRARAADLGVNVDNVARTVETMLGGRVVTRYKRDAEQYDVVVQTSASGRTTPEDIEKIFVRGRNDTMVPLSSLLTIREAVSPRELNHFNQRRSVTITANLRPDYSLGEALEYMDGLAGRELPPGYATELNGVSREFKASSGALGLVFVLALVFIFLVLAAQFESFVDPFVILLSVPLSMLGALLAMKLTGGTLNVYSQIGLVTLIGLITKHGILIVEFSNQLRQQGKTVMEAVVQASSLRLRPILMTTGAMVLGALPLALASGAGAESRQQIGWVIVGGMTVGTLLTIFVVPTVYTLLARKGTPGEITTPADDALTPAPGRAD from the coding sequence ATGAAGCTCTCGGAAACCTCGATACGCCGCCCGGTGCTGGCCACCGTGATGTCCCTGCTGCTGGTGCTGGTGGGCTTGGTGTCGTTCCAGCAGCTGAGCGTGCGCGAGTACCCGCGCATCGATGAGCCGCTCGTCAACGTCAATACGCGGCTGACCGGCGCCAGCTCGGAAGTCATCGAGAGCCAGGTCACCAAGCCGCTGGAGGACTCGATCGCGGGGATCGACGGGGTCGACATCATGTCCTCGATCTCGCGCACCGAGCAAAGCCAGATCACGGTGCGCTTCCGCCTGAGCAAGGACCCCGACACCGCGGCGGCCGAGGTGCGCGATCGTGTTGCACGCGTGCGCGGGCGTCTGCCAGCAGCAGTGGACGAGCCCGTCATCAGCAAGGTGGAGGCCGACGCCACCCCCACCATCTGGCTGGCTTACACCAGCGAGACCATGGGTCCGCTGGAGCTGACCGACCTCATCACCCGCGTCGTCAAGCCACGCCTGCAGACCGTGCCCGGCGTGGCCGATGTGCAGGTGGGCGGCGACCGCCGCTTCGCCATGCGCGTGTGGCTCGATCCTGACCGCCTGGCCGCCTACCGCCTGACGGTGCAGGACGTGGAGGACGCGCTGCGCCGCCAGAACCTCGAGGTGCCGGCCGGCCGCATCGAGAGCGCGCAGCGCGAGTTCAGCGTCACCGCGCGCACCGACCTCAACCGCGTCAGCGAGTTCGATCAGGTGGCGCTGAAGACGGTGAACGGCTACACCGTGCGCCTGCGCGACGTGGCGCGCATCGAGGAGGCCGCGCAGAGCGAGCGCAGCCGCGTGCGCCTGAATGGCGTTCCCAGCATCAGCACCGGCATCATCCGCAACGCCACCGCCAACCCCATCGACGTGGCCAACGGTGTGCGTGCGCTGATGCCGCAGATCCAGCGCGACCTGCCGTCGAGCGTGACGGTGGTGCAGGCCAATGACCTGAGCGTGTTCATCGACCGCTCCGTCAAGGCCGTCTACACCACGGTGGCCGAGGCCGTGGTGCTGGTGGCGCTGGTGGTGTTCGTGTTCCTGCGCACACTCCGGGCCTCGATCATCCCGCTGGTGACGATCCCGGTCAGCCTGATCGGCGCGTTCACGCTGGTGGCGCTGGCCGGCTTCACGATCAACACGCTCACGCTGCTGGCGCTGGTTCTGGCGATCGGCCTGGTGGTCGACGATGCCATCGTCGTGCTCGAGAACATCTACCGCCACATCGAGGAGGGCATGAAGCCCTTCCAGGCGGCGATTAAGGGCATCCGCGAGATCAGCTTCGCGGTCATCGCGATGACGCTGACGCTGGCTGCGGTGTTCGCGCCGCTGGCTTTCACGCCCGGGCGCACGGGGCGGCTGTTTGGCGAGTTCGCGTTGACGCTGGCTGGCGCGGTGCTGGTCAGCGGATTCGTGGCGCTGACGCTGACGCCGATGATGTGCAGCAAGCTGCTCAAGCACAACCCGAACCCCGGCCGCTTCGACCGCGGCATGGAGCGGCTGCTGCTGCGCCTGGCCGGCGGCTACGGCCGCGTGCTGGCATGGACGCTGCAGCGGCGCTGGATGATCATCGGCGTGATGATCGCCTCGGCCGGCGCGAGCTGGTACCTGTTCACCACCACCAAGAGCGAGCTCGCGCCCTACGAGGACCGCGGGGTCATCGCGATGCCGGTGCGCGCGCCCGACGGTGCGACGCTGGAGTACACCGCCCGCTACCTCGACGCCATCGATGCCATCGGCGCACAGTTCCCCGAGTTCGACCGGCGCTTCCTGTTCGTCGGAGGTGGTCAGGTGTCGAGCGCCTTCGGCGTGTTCCGCACCGTCGACTGGGCAGGCCGTGAAAGGACGACGCAGGACCTGCAGCGCGAGTTGATGCCGCGCCTCATGGCGCTGCCCGGCGTGAGTGCCTTCCCGGTGACGCCGCCCAGCCTGGGGCAGGGCTTCCGCTCGCGGCCGCTGGAGGTGGTGATCGTCAGCGGCGACAGTTATGAAAACATGGCGCGCGTCGGCCAGCAGATGCTGGCCGAGATGGCCCGAAACCCCGGCATCGTGCAGCCCGACATCGATCTGCAGCTGAACAAGCCCGAGATCTTCGTGGACGTCGACCGCGCGCGCGCGGCCGACCTGGGCGTCAACGTCGACAACGTGGCGCGCACCGTCGAGACCATGCTCGGCGGCCGCGTCGTCACCCGCTACAAGCGCGACGCCGAGCAGTACGACGTGGTGGTGCAGACCTCGGCCAGCGGCCGCACGACACCGGAGGACATCGAGAAGATCTTCGTCCGCGGCCGCAACGACACGATGGTGCCGCTGTCCAGCCTGTTGACGATCCGGGAGGCCGTGAGCCCGCGCGAGCTGAACCACTTCAACCAGCGGCGCAGCGTCACGATCACGGCCAACCTGCGGCCCGACTATTCGCTGGGCGAGGCGCTGGAGTACATGGACGGGCTCGCCGGCCGCGAGTTGCCACCGGGCTATGCCACCGAGCTCAACGGCGTCAGCCGCGAGTTCAAAGCCTCCAGCGGCGCGCTCGGGCTCGTGTTCGTGCTCGCGCTGGTGTTCATTTTCCTCGTGCTGGCGGCGCAGTTCGAGAGCTTTGTCGACCCCTTCGTGATCCTGCTGAGTGTGCCGCTGTCGATGCTGGGCGCGCTGCTGGCGATGAAGCTGACGGGCGGCACGCTCAACGTGTACTCGCAGATCGGCCTGGTCACGCTGATCGGCCTGATCACCAAACACGGCATCCTGATCGTGGAGTTCAGCAACCAGCTGCGTCAGCAGGGCAAGACGGTGATGGAGGCCGTGGTGCAGGCCTCAAGCCTGCGCCTGCGCCCGATCCTGATGACCACCGGCGCGATGGTGCTGGGTGCGCTGCCGCTGGCGCTGGCCAGCGGCGCGGGTGCCGAGAGCCGACAACAGATCGGCTGGGTCATCGTCGGCGGCATGACGGTGGGCACCCTGCTGACGATCTTCGTGGTGCCCACGGTCTACACGCTGCTGGCGCGCAAAGGCACGCCGGGCGAGATCACCACGCCGGCAGACGACGCCTTGACGCCTGCCCCCGGCCGGGCTGACTGA
- a CDS encoding efflux RND transporter periplasmic adaptor subunit, producing MKKVHTLVAVLGLALLAGTAWWWQQPRPAAGSGPQTVGSAGTAPGAAGAQGASGVARGPVGGGGPGGPVAVEVARVQALTLTDDVQAVGSLRSVQGVMLRPEVSGRIARLGFTDGARVRRGQLLLQLDDTLQQAQLKQAEAQANIARTNLQRSRELLAQNFISASAVDQNAAALQVAEAQVALAQAQVQRMRVLAPFDGTTGLKLVDVGDYVRDGADIVALEDLSALTVQFALPERYADRVRTGQPVELTVDALAGRSFKGRVQALDVQVDANGRALQVLARVANPGTVLKPGMFARPRVVFAVREGALVVPEEALVPVGARQFLFKVVDGPNGQKVSQRLEARIGLRLQGQVEITEGLAAGDTVVTAGHGRLARTDSLPVRVIDLASAGRPGGGAGAKPGAPAVPAASVPGVAASRPGPKP from the coding sequence TTGAAGAAAGTCCATACTCTGGTGGCCGTGCTTGGCCTAGCGCTGCTTGCGGGCACGGCCTGGTGGTGGCAGCAGCCGAGGCCCGCCGCCGGCAGCGGGCCGCAGACTGTGGGGTCGGCTGGTACGGCCCCAGGCGCGGCAGGGGCCCAGGGTGCCTCCGGTGTGGCGCGCGGTCCGGTTGGTGGTGGCGGCCCCGGCGGCCCGGTTGCGGTGGAGGTGGCCCGCGTGCAGGCCCTGACCCTGACCGACGACGTGCAGGCCGTGGGCTCGCTGCGCTCTGTGCAGGGGGTGATGCTGCGCCCTGAGGTCAGCGGACGCATCGCGCGGCTCGGTTTCACCGATGGCGCGCGGGTACGGCGCGGCCAGTTGCTGCTGCAGCTCGACGACACCCTGCAGCAGGCCCAGCTCAAGCAGGCCGAGGCCCAGGCCAACATCGCCCGCACCAATCTGCAGCGCAGCCGCGAGCTGCTGGCGCAAAACTTCATCAGCGCCAGTGCCGTCGACCAGAACGCCGCCGCCTTGCAGGTGGCCGAGGCCCAGGTGGCCCTGGCACAGGCGCAGGTGCAGCGCATGCGCGTGCTCGCGCCGTTTGACGGCACCACCGGCCTGAAGTTGGTGGACGTGGGTGACTACGTGCGCGACGGTGCGGACATCGTCGCACTGGAGGATCTGAGCGCGCTGACCGTGCAGTTTGCACTGCCGGAGCGCTACGCTGACCGCGTGCGCACAGGCCAGCCGGTGGAGCTGACGGTCGATGCGTTGGCCGGCCGCAGCTTCAAGGGCCGTGTGCAGGCTCTGGACGTGCAAGTCGATGCCAACGGGCGCGCCCTGCAGGTGCTGGCCCGGGTGGCCAACCCGGGCACGGTGCTCAAGCCCGGCATGTTCGCGCGGCCGCGCGTCGTGTTCGCGGTCCGCGAAGGCGCTCTCGTCGTGCCCGAAGAGGCGCTGGTGCCGGTGGGTGCACGGCAGTTCCTGTTCAAGGTTGTCGACGGACCCAACGGGCAGAAGGTGTCGCAGCGTCTGGAGGCCCGCATCGGGCTGCGGCTGCAGGGACAGGTCGAGATCACGGAGGGTCTGGCCGCGGGCGACACAGTCGTCACCGCCGGCCATGGCCGATTGGCGCGTACCGACTCGCTGCCAGTGCGTGTGATCGACCTCGCCAGTGCAGGCCGGCCGGGGGGCGGTGCCGGTGCCAAGCCGGGCGCACCAGCTGTGCCCGCTGCGTCGGTGCCGGGTGTGGCGGCGTCACGCCCAGGCCCCAAGCCCTGA
- the rnhA gene encoding ribonuclease HI gives MNDAQCPEIVIYADGACRGNPGPGGWGAWLRSGEHERELFGGERQTTNNRMELTAVIEALAALKRPSRVTIYTDSSYVKDGITSWIRGWKARGWRTADGKPVKNIELWQRLDALNAAHRVQWRWVKGHAGDPGNERADRLANRGVDSLG, from the coding sequence ATGAACGACGCGCAATGCCCAGAGATCGTGATCTATGCCGATGGCGCCTGCCGCGGCAACCCCGGCCCTGGAGGCTGGGGCGCCTGGCTTAGGAGCGGCGAGCACGAGCGAGAGCTCTTCGGCGGTGAGCGCCAGACCACCAACAACCGCATGGAGCTGACTGCGGTGATCGAGGCGCTGGCCGCGCTGAAGCGACCCTCGCGGGTCACGATCTACACCGACAGCAGCTATGTGAAGGACGGCATCACCAGCTGGATCCGCGGCTGGAAGGCCCGGGGCTGGCGCACAGCCGACGGCAAGCCAGTGAAGAACATCGAGCTGTGGCAGCGGCTCGATGCCCTGAACGCGGCCCACCGCGTGCAATGGCGCTGGGTCAAGGGCCACGCAGGCGATCCCGGCAACGAGCGTGCCGACCGGCTGGCCAACCGCGGCGTGGACTCGCTGGGCTGA
- a CDS encoding methyltransferase domain-containing protein, whose translation MTREQASIELGSWLESPPGEVLLAWEQRRMDEAVADVFGYHAVQLGLPALDALRSNRMPHRWVASDTLHAGMTAATAVHCEFDALPFPSASVDLLVLPHALELARDPHETLREVERVLVPEGRVVITGLNPASLWGLRQRAGHARRVLGIGRREPLYLPSSGEFIGYWRLRDWLRLLSFEVEAGHFGCWRPPLKSAAWLQRWDWMESLGEHWWPVLGAVYQVEAVKRVRGMRLVGLLKTGRRRSAAAPAVIANRQRTLADTGSA comes from the coding sequence ATGACGCGAGAGCAGGCGAGTATAGAGTTGGGTTCATGGCTGGAGTCTCCGCCTGGCGAGGTGCTGCTGGCCTGGGAGCAGCGGCGCATGGACGAGGCCGTGGCCGATGTCTTCGGCTATCACGCGGTGCAACTTGGGCTGCCAGCGCTCGATGCTTTGCGCAGCAACCGCATGCCGCACCGTTGGGTCGCCAGCGACACGCTGCATGCGGGCATGACAGCCGCCACGGCTGTGCATTGCGAGTTCGACGCACTCCCCTTTCCGTCGGCCAGCGTCGACCTGCTCGTGCTGCCGCACGCGTTGGAACTGGCCCGCGATCCGCACGAGACCTTGCGCGAGGTCGAGCGCGTGCTCGTGCCTGAGGGCCGTGTCGTCATCACCGGCCTGAACCCGGCCAGCCTGTGGGGCCTGCGTCAACGTGCGGGCCATGCGCGCCGCGTGCTCGGGATCGGGCGAAGGGAGCCGCTGTACCTGCCGAGCAGCGGCGAGTTCATCGGCTACTGGCGGCTGCGCGACTGGCTGCGCCTGTTGAGCTTTGAAGTCGAAGCCGGTCATTTCGGCTGCTGGCGCCCGCCGCTGAAGAGCGCGGCCTGGCTGCAGCGCTGGGACTGGATGGAGTCCCTCGGCGAGCACTGGTGGCCGGTGCTGGGTGCGGTGTACCAGGTGGAGGCCGTCAAGCGCGTGCGGGGCATGCGGCTGGTCGGTCTGCTGAAGACCGGGCGCCGCCGCAGCGCCGCCGCACCCGCCGTGATCGCCAACCGCCAGCGCACGCTGGCCGACACCGGATCCGCATGA
- the gloB gene encoding hydroxyacylglutathione hydrolase translates to MNLVALPAFADNYIWMVHDDSRAFVVDPGDAAPVIAALKSRRLQLAGILVTHHHADHVGGIDALRGLFDEGRSVVYGPAREPIPEPFVPLRGGDSVALLGLRFEVLDVPGHTAGHVAYVQRDVPSDPLLFCGDTLFSAGCGRLFEGTPAQMAASLATLAALPDDAQVCCTHEYTLSNLRFAAAVEPGNEAVAAHTRRCQTLREAGLSTLPSTVALERRINPFLRCGEPAVVAAARREGAAGDEPVAVLAALRAWKNRFR, encoded by the coding sequence ATGAATCTGGTAGCGCTGCCCGCCTTCGCCGACAACTACATCTGGATGGTGCACGACGACTCACGCGCGTTTGTCGTTGACCCGGGTGATGCGGCGCCCGTGATCGCAGCCCTGAAGAGCCGCCGGCTGCAGCTCGCGGGCATTCTAGTGACGCATCATCACGCCGACCACGTCGGCGGCATCGACGCGCTGCGGGGCCTGTTCGACGAAGGCCGCAGTGTCGTGTACGGCCCGGCGCGTGAACCCATACCCGAGCCCTTCGTGCCGCTGCGTGGCGGCGACAGCGTGGCGCTGCTCGGGCTTCGCTTCGAGGTGCTCGACGTACCCGGCCACACCGCCGGGCACGTGGCCTACGTGCAGCGCGATGTGCCCAGCGATCCCTTGCTGTTCTGCGGCGACACGCTGTTCTCGGCAGGTTGCGGCCGGCTGTTCGAGGGCACCCCGGCGCAGATGGCGGCCTCGCTGGCGACATTGGCCGCCCTGCCTGACGATGCCCAGGTCTGCTGCACCCACGAGTACACGCTGTCCAACCTGCGCTTTGCGGCGGCGGTCGAGCCGGGCAACGAAGCCGTCGCCGCGCACACCCGGCGCTGCCAGACGTTGCGCGAGGCCGGACTGTCCACGCTGCCCTCGACAGTGGCGCTGGAGCGGCGGATCAACCCCTTTCTTCGCTGTGGCGAGCCCGCGGTGGTGGCCGCCGCCCGGCGCGAAGGCGCTGCCGGCGACGAACCCGTGGCCGTCCTGGCCGCCTTGCGTGCATGGAAGAACCGCTTTCGATGA
- a CDS encoding DUF1993 domain-containing protein: MSLTMHAATAPVFARMLTSMIGWLDKAQAHAEARRFDPVNYLGLRLAPDMLPLTRQIQIVSDGAKGCMARLAGLEVPEWHDTESTLDELRARIRRTQDYVAGFTPEQLAGSDVREIVLPTRTAELRFSGEDYLRHFVLPNFYFHATTTYALLRHAGVAIGKRDYLG; encoded by the coding sequence ATGAGCCTGACGATGCACGCCGCCACCGCCCCCGTCTTTGCTCGCATGCTCACCAGCATGATCGGCTGGCTCGACAAGGCACAGGCCCATGCCGAGGCGCGCCGCTTCGACCCCGTGAACTACCTCGGTCTGCGCTTGGCCCCCGACATGCTGCCGTTGACGCGCCAAATCCAGATCGTCAGTGACGGCGCCAAGGGCTGCATGGCGCGGCTGGCAGGCCTGGAGGTGCCGGAGTGGCACGACACCGAGTCCACGCTGGACGAGTTGCGTGCGCGCATCCGCCGCACCCAGGACTACGTGGCCGGCTTCACGCCCGAGCAGCTGGCTGGCAGCGATGTGCGGGAGATCGTGTTGCCGACGCGTACCGCGGAGCTGCGCTTCAGCGGCGAAGACTATCTGCGCCATTTCGTGCTGCCGAACTTCTACTTCCACGCCACCACCACGTATGCGCTGTTGCGCCACGCCGGCGTGGCGATCGGTAAGCGCGACTACCTGGGCTGA